From Alteribacter lacisalsi, a single genomic window includes:
- a CDS encoding DUF1349 domain-containing protein: protein MNNEVILHEAFNNDTLYNTLKWRCEPKRWSIDTAASQLVMYTDQETDYWQRTHYGFQNDNGHFLYTETAKNFRMTTRVHAEPQTKYDQAGLMIRFSEDVWLKTSMEYIPGGRSKLGAVVTNGGYSDWSTQFVNTEECLELFYRISRIGQNVYVDFSSDGSTWNQIRIAHLEIPDEESIMAGVYACSPQGENQAVRFDYLTIEELSGDPEEVYL from the coding sequence ATGAACAACGAAGTCATCTTACACGAAGCATTTAATAACGATACACTGTACAACACACTCAAATGGCGCTGCGAGCCGAAGCGGTGGTCAATTGACACTGCCGCTTCACAGCTTGTCATGTACACAGATCAGGAAACGGATTACTGGCAGCGGACGCACTACGGATTTCAAAACGATAACGGACATTTTCTTTACACGGAAACAGCAAAGAACTTCCGCATGACAACGCGTGTACACGCTGAGCCGCAGACAAAATACGATCAGGCCGGCCTGATGATTCGCTTTTCCGAGGATGTGTGGTTGAAAACGTCCATGGAGTACATACCGGGCGGGCGCAGTAAGCTGGGGGCTGTGGTGACAAACGGAGGCTACTCAGACTGGTCCACTCAGTTTGTCAATACCGAGGAGTGCCTCGAGCTGTTTTACCGGATATCCCGGATCGGACAGAACGTATATGTGGACTTCTCTTCGGACGGTTCGACCTGGAACCAGATCCGCATCGCCCATCTGGAGATTCCCGACGAGGAGTCAATTATGGCTGGCGTGTACGCGTGCAGCCCCCAGGGCGAAAACCAGGCAGTGCGCTTTGATTATTTAACTATTGAAGAGTTGTCAGGAGATCCGGAGGAAGTTTATCTGTAG
- a CDS encoding GNAT family N-acetyltransferase has protein sequence MEIALKDNEILFIRQFEEKDFGKIQALNKEEGWTNLAENHLNTKEAWENSNVSYVVETEELGIVGYVRGLTDTRVSLFICELLIEKNYRGLGLGKKIIHYLHNKYPTTRIELLANSSSRSFYEGFGFRTFYGFRKTSQE, from the coding sequence ATGGAAATAGCTTTAAAAGACAATGAAATATTATTTATTCGACAATTTGAAGAAAAAGACTTTGGTAAAATCCAAGCTTTAAACAAAGAAGAAGGCTGGACTAATTTAGCCGAAAATCATTTAAATACCAAAGAAGCATGGGAAAATTCCAATGTATCCTATGTAGTGGAAACAGAGGAGCTAGGTATAGTTGGCTATGTAAGAGGATTAACTGATACTCGTGTTAGCCTATTTATTTGTGAATTGCTTATTGAGAAAAATTATAGAGGGTTAGGATTAGGGAAAAAAATTATTCACTATTTACATAATAAATATCCAACCACAAGGATTGAATTACTTGCTAATAGTTCATCCCGTTCATTTTATGAAGGGTTTGGTTTTCGTACTTTTTATGGATTTAGAAAAACAAGTCAAGAATAA
- a CDS encoding PadR family transcriptional regulator, whose protein sequence is MLKGVLEGCVLEIISRKETYGYEITRQLHDLGFTDVVDGTVYTILVRLEKNKLVEVTKKPSEKGPPRKFFALNDAGREELRLFWEKWNFIAEKITGLKEGKQ, encoded by the coding sequence ATGCTTAAAGGCGTGCTTGAGGGCTGCGTTCTTGAAATTATCAGCCGGAAAGAAACTTATGGCTACGAAATCACGAGGCAGCTTCATGATCTCGGTTTTACAGATGTTGTGGACGGAACCGTCTATACCATCCTGGTGCGGCTTGAAAAAAACAAACTGGTGGAGGTGACGAAAAAGCCATCCGAAAAGGGACCGCCCCGAAAGTTTTTCGCGCTTAACGATGCGGGCCGTGAGGAACTGCGGCTGTTCTGGGAGAAATGGAATTTTATCGCGGAGAAAATAACGGGTTTAAAGGAGGGGAAACAATGA
- a CDS encoding group-specific protein produces the protein MRYVYHMVPKTMIGAKLIALNQLKTNQEELYNEYAKKYNDHPDREKLLERRIPKLDCLWNDVIHFLPLHPFRVYSALRETGVHVKDDVKFYKVPISNLKHNKNAFYLYSKDLYNGPAAEMNREDIRLIDVEEYEELSSIPADTVHYYKEEHSKGNRRFGMFPYIPHMLSLGEVDVSDAEIICWSDEID, from the coding sequence ATTCGTTACGTTTATCATATGGTTCCAAAAACAATGATCGGTGCGAAACTGATTGCGTTAAATCAGTTAAAAACAAATCAGGAAGAACTCTATAACGAATATGCCAAAAAATATAATGACCATCCTGACAGAGAGAAGTTATTAGAAAGAAGAATCCCTAAATTAGATTGTCTGTGGAACGATGTGATTCATTTCCTGCCGCTGCATCCCTTTCGTGTTTACAGCGCTTTAAGAGAGACTGGTGTTCATGTAAAGGATGACGTAAAGTTTTATAAGGTGCCAATTTCGAATCTGAAACATAATAAAAATGCTTTTTATTTATACAGTAAAGATCTTTATAATGGCCCGGCAGCAGAGATGAATCGTGAGGATATCCGTCTGATTGATGTAGAGGAATATGAAGAATTATCTTCTATACCCGCTGACACCGTTCACTATTATAAAGAAGAACACAGCAAGGGAAACAGAAGGTTTGGCATGTTTCCCTATATCCCCCACATGCTCAGCTTAGGTGAAGTGGATGTTTCAGATGCTGAAATAATATGTTGGAGCGACGAAATCGATTAA
- a CDS encoding DUF3986 family protein yields MDISYDDKHHLHLGYYEDNCDYEAIAFKRQLEDVWDIFFDFQGYGFKNITPKDELTLDLFGTRIFSIDNKEIDYNTGVQRLEQWLSLNNMI; encoded by the coding sequence ATGGATATTTCGTATGATGATAAACATCATCTGCATTTAGGTTATTATGAAGATAACTGTGATTATGAGGCGATAGCTTTTAAAAGACAATTAGAAGATGTATGGGATATATTCTTTGATTTTCAAGGGTATGGGTTTAAAAATATTACCCCTAAAGATGAATTAACATTAGATCTATTTGGAACAAGAATATTTTCTATCGACAATAAAGAGATTGATTATAATACTGGAGTACAACGGTTGGAACAATGGTTATCATTAAATAATATGATTTAA
- a CDS encoding putative quinol monooxygenase: MSRFSLFGKFMIQEGERDTMVEILLEAAESMKNLDECEIYLVNISESEPNAVYVYEVWSDENAHQASLTLESTQTLIKRAKQIITGMERISTLKTRGGKGISSDFKNR; this comes from the coding sequence ATGAGCAGATTCAGTTTGTTTGGAAAGTTTATGATACAGGAAGGCGAACGTGACACAATGGTGGAAATTTTGCTGGAAGCGGCAGAATCAATGAAAAATCTCGATGAGTGCGAGATCTATCTCGTAAATATTTCTGAGAGCGAACCAAACGCTGTTTATGTTTATGAAGTGTGGAGTGATGAAAATGCCCACCAGGCCTCCCTGACTCTTGAATCTACACAAACATTAATAAAACGTGCAAAACAAATCATTACTGGTATGGAGAGAATAAGCACCCTTAAAACCAGGGGTGGGAAAGGCATTTCATCGGATTTTAAAAACCGGTAA
- a CDS encoding DUF1048 domain-containing protein: protein MSIRDIIEGKKEWRAHVARVKALPKDYQIVYKEMQKYFFKVGPVELTDGTDLLSGIVDLFEEGAAQGKDVLDVTGSDVAAFCDELIKDSDTYADIWQEAADQEVNRAMKMSQDKRK, encoded by the coding sequence ATGAGCATACGGGATATCATTGAAGGAAAAAAGGAATGGCGTGCGCATGTGGCGCGGGTCAAAGCGCTCCCTAAGGATTATCAGATTGTTTATAAAGAAATGCAGAAATACTTTTTTAAGGTTGGCCCTGTTGAGTTAACCGACGGGACCGATCTGCTCTCTGGGATTGTCGATCTTTTTGAGGAGGGTGCAGCCCAGGGAAAAGATGTGCTCGACGTGACGGGCAGTGATGTAGCGGCTTTCTGCGACGAGCTGATCAAAGATTCGGACACGTACGCTGACATCTGGCAGGAGGCTGCTGACCAGGAAGTGAACAGAGCCATGAAAATGTCTCAAGACAAAAGAAAGTGA
- a CDS encoding DinB family protein, with translation MVEYIIKTHENFTEKIGELVCMLEHSREVTLHEVSKLEQRELDFLPDDHSNSIGSLLLHMASIEFVHQVISFEKRDLTKDEYVKWGTALEMGDQARKVIRNHPVDYYLDELSKVRESTLTSLKSKNDSWLFEESKWGNGVAYNNYYLWFHVMEDEINHRGQIRTIKRLLRERRGS, from the coding sequence GTGGTTGAGTATATAATAAAGACACATGAAAACTTTACTGAGAAAATTGGGGAACTTGTATGTATGCTTGAACATTCGAGGGAAGTTACACTGCATGAGGTCTCGAAGTTAGAACAAAGGGAATTAGATTTTTTGCCAGATGATCATTCAAATTCAATAGGTTCTCTTTTATTACATATGGCATCAATTGAGTTTGTGCATCAGGTGATCTCGTTTGAAAAGAGAGATTTAACTAAAGATGAATACGTAAAGTGGGGAACAGCTCTGGAAATGGGAGATCAGGCAAGAAAAGTGATTAGAAATCATCCCGTTGATTATTACCTAGATGAATTATCAAAAGTCAGAGAAAGCACACTCACGTCTTTGAAATCAAAAAATGACAGCTGGTTATTTGAAGAGAGTAAATGGGGTAATGGTGTTGCTTACAATAACTATTATTTATGGTTTCACGTCATGGAAGACGAAATAAATCACAGGGGACAGATTAGAACGATTAAGAGACTGTTGCGAGAACGTAGAGGTTCATAG
- a CDS encoding SLC13 family permease, which translates to MSALTITWNQMWKWHHQAIELLTFNPGGRTGSGDSGSSAKQLETDTDPEKEPRSYDRRQLIGLILGPLLFIATLLFFSPEGLSWEARAVLASTIWIATWWITEAIPIPATSIMPIILFPMTGSLESGTVVSAYGDDTIFLFMGGFILALALEKWGVHKRIAIAIISVIGTSTPKIVLGFMTATGFLSMWISNTATAMMMVPIGTAIILQVTKSLKENKEGDTEVERVKFSRALLLGIAYSASIGGLATLIGTPPNIIFAGVVEQLYGIDISFALWMLFGVPLSVIMLLLVWVYLVKMQFNMKITDIPGGQQVIQSEKRALGSVRPEEKIVAAVFVVTAFFWISRTFLFDDVQAIEINDTTIAIAAAVTLFLIPSIRTPGRIMDWDTAKKLPWGILLLFGGGLAIAAGFTETGLAEYIGNQLTVLTAVNFFVILLAVTALVIFLTEITSNTATATMMFPIMASLALAIDVHPYALMVAAALAASCAFMLPVATPPNAVVFASTDLRIGDMAKAGFWINVFSVFIIAVFVYFYLPIAWGIDLQTYPF; encoded by the coding sequence ATGAGTGCGCTTACAATAACATGGAACCAGATGTGGAAATGGCACCATCAGGCGATCGAATTATTGACTTTTAACCCGGGGGGCCGTACAGGTTCGGGAGACAGCGGCAGTTCGGCGAAACAGCTGGAAACGGATACCGATCCGGAAAAAGAACCCCGGTCCTACGACCGGCGGCAGCTGATCGGCCTCATCCTCGGTCCGCTTCTGTTCATTGCGACCCTTTTATTTTTCAGTCCAGAAGGCTTATCGTGGGAAGCCCGGGCCGTTCTGGCGTCCACGATCTGGATCGCCACGTGGTGGATCACCGAAGCGATCCCGATCCCGGCGACGTCGATCATGCCGATCATCCTCTTCCCCATGACCGGCTCCCTTGAGAGCGGCACCGTCGTTTCCGCTTACGGGGACGATACCATCTTTCTGTTTATGGGCGGGTTCATCCTCGCCCTGGCGCTTGAAAAATGGGGTGTCCACAAACGAATTGCCATTGCGATCATCAGCGTGATCGGGACAAGCACCCCGAAGATCGTCCTCGGTTTTATGACAGCCACCGGCTTTTTATCGATGTGGATTTCAAACACCGCGACCGCGATGATGATGGTGCCGATCGGAACCGCAATCATCCTGCAGGTCACCAAGTCCCTTAAGGAAAACAAAGAAGGTGACACGGAAGTGGAACGGGTAAAATTCAGCCGCGCCCTTCTTCTCGGGATCGCCTATTCTGCTTCCATCGGCGGCCTTGCCACCCTCATCGGAACACCGCCTAACATCATTTTTGCCGGGGTCGTCGAACAGCTCTACGGCATCGATATTTCCTTTGCCCTGTGGATGTTGTTTGGTGTCCCGCTCTCGGTCATTATGCTCCTCCTCGTCTGGGTTTACCTGGTGAAAATGCAGTTTAATATGAAAATCACCGACATTCCCGGCGGCCAGCAGGTGATTCAGAGCGAAAAACGTGCCCTCGGAAGCGTCCGGCCCGAGGAAAAAATCGTAGCTGCTGTGTTCGTTGTTACCGCGTTTTTCTGGATCAGCCGCACGTTCCTTTTTGACGACGTCCAGGCGATTGAAATTAACGACACGACGATTGCGATTGCTGCCGCCGTAACGCTGTTTCTGATCCCTTCCATCCGGACACCTGGTCGGATCATGGACTGGGACACGGCGAAAAAACTTCCGTGGGGGATCCTGCTTCTCTTCGGTGGCGGACTAGCCATTGCCGCAGGATTTACGGAAACGGGCCTTGCAGAATACATCGGCAACCAGCTCACCGTGCTCACAGCCGTGAACTTCTTCGTGATTCTCCTTGCCGTAACCGCACTCGTGATTTTCCTGACCGAGATCACATCCAATACGGCGACCGCCACGATGATGTTTCCGATCATGGCGTCCCTTGCCCTTGCCATCGACGTGCACCCATACGCGCTTATGGTGGCCGCTGCCCTTGCTGCATCGTGTGCGTTCATGCTTCCAGTCGCCACACCGCCAAACGCTGTCGTCTTCGCCAGCACCGATCTGCGCATTGGCGACATGGCCAAAGCAGGCTTCTGGATTAACGTCTTTTCCGTCTTTATTATCGCTGTGTTTGTGTACTTCTATCTTCCGATCGCCTGGGGCATCGACCTTCAGACGTATCCTTTTTGA
- a CDS encoding staygreen family protein: protein MESLGRLDPGKLSVEFRPGVTAVSPILGRKYTLTHSDVTAELFLTVGLVFDYDKVTSMRDEVLAEWSRSGTGLILSVCLYVGNFGPHVNAVRNAVFRRELPLALEAIVYGDNQFFAVHPQLNHAAIWISFVSEDPVYSRCEYWGTPLNYK, encoded by the coding sequence GTGGAATCTTTGGGAAGATTGGATCCTGGGAAGCTGTCTGTTGAGTTCAGACCGGGTGTTACTGCCGTATCCCCCATACTTGGACGGAAATATACGCTCACACACTCGGATGTGACAGCTGAACTGTTCCTGACTGTAGGGCTCGTTTTTGACTACGACAAAGTGACGAGTATGAGGGATGAGGTCCTGGCAGAATGGAGCAGGTCCGGCACCGGCCTGATTCTTTCTGTCTGCTTGTATGTAGGGAATTTCGGACCGCACGTGAACGCCGTGCGCAACGCAGTCTTCAGGAGGGAACTGCCGCTGGCGCTTGAAGCCATCGTTTATGGAGATAATCAGTTTTTTGCCGTACATCCTCAATTAAATCATGCGGCTATATGGATCTCATTTGTTTCAGAAGATCCGGTCTACAGCCGGTGTGAATACTGGGGAACACCCCTCAATTATAAGTAA
- a CDS encoding GNAT family N-acetyltransferase, translating to MKEYRGRELGSKLLEHSLREAAKMGYSRLYLSTDLEGYYEKYGWENSGIVYGVSGAHIKLYEKETG from the coding sequence ATGAAAGAATACAGAGGAAGGGAATTAGGCTCCAAGTTACTTGAACACAGTCTTAGAGAAGCAGCAAAAATGGGATATAGCAGGCTTTATTTATCCACAGATCTTGAGGGTTATTATGAAAAATATGGATGGGAAAACAGTGGAATCGTATATGGAGTAAGTGGGGCGCATATTAAGCTCTATGAAAAAGAAACCGGTTAA
- a CDS encoding GNAT family N-acetyltransferase, with amino-acid sequence MQIIELKDRNSLFEKAIHVFWEVWGNDSNYKFYEDAMIHSCGNSADLPRFYAAVEKGEIIGTYALLRNDLNSRQDLCPWLACLFVNERIQRKGIRLQVT; translated from the coding sequence ATGCAGATTATTGAACTAAAGGATAGGAACAGCCTATTTGAAAAAGCGATTCATGTTTTTTGGGAAGTATGGGGTAACGACAGTAATTATAAATTTTATGAAGATGCGATGATTCATTCCTGCGGCAATTCAGCAGATCTTCCAAGGTTTTATGCAGCAGTTGAAAAGGGTGAAATCATTGGGACCTATGCATTATTAAGAAACGACCTTAACAGCCGGCAGGACTTGTGTCCTTGGCTCGCCTGCTTGTTCGTCAATGAAAGAATACAGAGGAAGGGAATTAGGCTCCAAGTTACTTGA
- a CDS encoding DUF1048 domain-containing protein codes for MNFWERITGSDMTKEMKRFESRVQKLPPAYQEAWEEIDSYLWEHADFTGRNLMPILDGVLGLLEETAVEGLSVQEALGGDIEGFCSALAGEEGAKSYRDKWREQLNNNVARKLGR; via the coding sequence ATGAACTTCTGGGAAAGAATCACGGGCAGCGATATGACGAAAGAAATGAAACGCTTCGAATCACGAGTCCAAAAGCTGCCTCCTGCGTATCAGGAGGCCTGGGAAGAAATCGACTCATACTTGTGGGAGCACGCAGATTTCACCGGCCGTAACCTTATGCCGATTCTTGACGGGGTGCTTGGTCTGCTTGAAGAAACAGCGGTGGAAGGGCTAAGTGTTCAGGAGGCTTTGGGTGGCGATATTGAAGGTTTCTGTTCCGCGTTGGCAGGCGAAGAAGGGGCAAAATCCTATCGGGATAAGTGGCGAGAGCAGCTCAATAACAATGTTGCGAGAAAATTAGGCAGATAG
- a CDS encoding dihydrofolate reductase family protein: protein MRKLVLFIAMSLDGYIATKDESLDWLFNSEGEGDNGYLEFYDTVDTVLIGKKTYDWIMKHETGDFPYNNKDCYVFTRSLIEDTEDVSFINEDIVSFTNQLKNQKGKNIWIVGGGELLQSFVEEKLVDEIILTVAPTVIGNGIPLFKEGDYQLDLSLKGTRNFNQFVELHYTVKK from the coding sequence ATGAGAAAGTTAGTATTGTTTATTGCAATGAGTTTGGACGGATACATAGCAACAAAAGATGAGTCTTTAGATTGGCTATTTAATTCCGAAGGCGAAGGGGATAATGGTTATTTAGAGTTTTATGATACTGTTGATACAGTTTTAATAGGCAAAAAAACGTATGATTGGATAATGAAACACGAAACTGGAGATTTCCCGTATAACAACAAGGATTGCTATGTTTTTACAAGGTCTCTTATTGAGGATACCGAAGATGTAAGCTTTATAAATGAAGATATAGTTAGTTTTACAAACCAACTTAAAAACCAAAAAGGAAAAAACATTTGGATTGTGGGTGGGGGAGAATTGCTACAATCTTTTGTAGAAGAAAAATTAGTTGATGAAATTATTCTAACAGTTGCCCCGACTGTCATCGGAAACGGAATTCCTTTATTTAAAGAAGGAGATTATCAACTAGACCTATCATTAAAGGGTACTAGAAACTTCAATCAGTTTGTAGAACTACATTATACGGTTAAAAAATAA